The DNA region GCGCCTGCTTGTCCTTCGTGAAGGTGAACGCGCTGCTGGCCGGATCGTCGGTCTCGGCGGCGATCTTCAGGCCGGTGGGGCCGTCTGTGGTCTCGTAGTCCAGGAAGGTGAGCTTGTCGTTGATGGTCGCATCCACCCGTCCCTGCGTGAGCAGGGCCACGGCCTGAGCCCAGCCCTCGACAGCTTCGACGGTGGCACCGCTCTCCTGGGCGAGTTCGTACCAGTTGCTGGTGAGCGACTGCGCCGTCGTCTTTCCGGCGAGGTCCGCGAAGCTCGAGATCGACTCGTCGTCCTCGGGGACGACGATCACGCCCGGCGAGACGGAGTACGGCTCGCTGAAGAGGTACTTCTCCTCGCGCTCCGGGTTGATCGAGACCTGGTTGCCGATGACGTCGAAACGGCCCGCCTCCAGACCGGCGAAGATCGCGTCCCATTGCGTCTCCTGGAACGAGATCTCGAGTCCGAGCTTCTCGGCGACGGCCTCGGCGATCTCCACGTCGAAGCCGACGAGCTCGCCGGATGCGTCGTGGAAGCTGAAGGGTCGGTAGGTGCCCTCGGTCGCCACCGTGAGGGTTCCGGCCCGGACCAGATCCAACTCGTCGGCCGGCGCGGAGGAGGCAGGATCTGAGCCGGCGCCGCACGCGGAGAGGGTGAGAGCGGCCGAAGCGGCGAGGACGATGGCGGCGAAAACGGTACGACGTGACATGCGCTGTGGTGCTCCTGAGATATCGGCTCTGCTGGGGGCAGGACGAACCAGTACATCACGCGACCCGGCGGGCGAGCGCTTATCGTTACGCTGCGTTTCGCCGCCGCCTCAGCCGGGCACTCCGGCACGCAGCTCGGCGAACACGTCAGCGGCGTCGTCGTGGCGGGTCAGCGCGGCGGACTGACCCGCCCACAAGGACAGCAACTCCCCGCGGTCCTGCGCGGCCGCCTCGGCGCGGAAGGCTCCGGTCAACCAGTTCTGTGCCGGGAACGGGGCGATCAGGCCGCCGGTCTCGATCTCGCGCATCGCGTGATTCGGGATGCCGCGGGCCAGGCGGCCGCTCATCGCCCGGGTCAGCACCGTAGCGGTGTCGTCCGCGGCGGCGATGGCGGTGCGGTGTGCATCCGGAACGGCCGACTGGCGGGTGCGCAGGAATGCCGTGCCCACCTGAACGCCGACGGCGCCGAGCGCGAACGCCGCCGCGACGCCGCGCCGGTCGGCGATGCCGCCGGCCGCGATCACCGGCACGCCGACGGCGTCGGCGACCTGAGGCAGGAGTGAGAACAGCCCGACCAGCGACTGCTCGGCGGGGCGCAGGAACGACACCCGGTGCCCGGCCGCCTCCATCCCGCTGGCGACGATGGCGTCCACGCCCGCCTCGTGCAGTGCCCTGGCTTCGGCGACGGTGGTCGCGGTGGCCAGCACGACCATTCCGCGCCGATGCGCACGGGCGATCACCTCGGCAGCGGGCACGCCGAAGACGAAGCTGACGACGGCAGGTGCGGCATCCAGCACGGCGTCGAACTGGTCATCGAAGGAAGGCAGGAAGGCCGCCGGCGGTGTCGGAGCGGGCATCCCCACGTCGGCGTACAGCGGCGCCAGGACATCCAGGAACCGCTGCAGGTCCAGGTCCGCCGGTGTCACTTCGTCGCCGGTCGGCACCCACAAGTTGACGGCGAACGGCCGGTCGGTGGCGGCGCGCAGTCCGGTGATGACGGCGTGGATGCGCTCGGGTGGGTACCCGTACAGCCCGAACGAGCCGAGACCGCCGCTGTCGCTCACCAGCGCGGTCAGCTCGACCGACGACGCCCCGCCGAAGGGCCCGAGCACGATCGGCTCGTCGATCCCCAGCAGGTCTTGCAGTGTGGCGGGCATGGCGGCCGTCCTCTCGCGGTGCGGATCCTCCGACGGTACGCCGCAGCCGCGCGCCGCGCGCGGTTGCGACGGGCCGCCGCACCGGCGGGGGCACACCCGTGGCGGACGACGAAGGGGTCCCGCCGAATCGGCGGGACCCCTTCGTGCAGTCGCACGCGGAGCCTGGGCTGCGCGTGCGAGAGCGGGTGTCTACAGCGAGTTGACATCCAGCGGGATGCCGGGGCCGAACGTGGTCGACACGGCGCCCTTCTGGATGTAGCGGCCCTTCGAGCTGGACGGCTTGAGGCGGATGATCTCCTCGAGCGCAGCCTTGATGTTCTCGTCGAGCTGGTCGGCCGAGAACGAGGCCTTGCCCACCACGAAGTGCACGTTGGCGTGCTTGTCGACGCGGAACTCGATCTTTCCGCCCTTGATCTCCTCGACGGCCTTGGCCGGGTTGGGGGTCACGGTGCCGGTCTTCGGGTTCGGCATCAGGCCGCGGGGACCCAGGACCTTGCCGAGACGACCGACCTGGCCCATGAGCTCAGGGGTGGCCACGGCGGCATCGAAGTTGGTCCAGCCGTCGGCGACGCGCTGGATGAGCTCGGCGCCGCCGACCT from Microbacterium sp. zg-B185 includes:
- a CDS encoding nitronate monooxygenase, whose amino-acid sequence is MPATLQDLLGIDEPIVLGPFGGASSVELTALVSDSGGLGSFGLYGYPPERIHAVITGLRAATDRPFAVNLWVPTGDEVTPADLDLQRFLDVLAPLYADVGMPAPTPPAAFLPSFDDQFDAVLDAAPAVVSFVFGVPAAEVIARAHRRGMVVLATATTVAEARALHEAGVDAIVASGMEAAGHRVSFLRPAEQSLVGLFSLLPQVADAVGVPVIAAGGIADRRGVAAAFALGAVGVQVGTAFLRTRQSAVPDAHRTAIAAADDTATVLTRAMSGRLARGIPNHAMREIETGGLIAPFPAQNWLTGAFRAEAAAQDRGELLSLWAGQSAALTRHDDAADVFAELRAGVPG
- a CDS encoding amino acid ABC transporter substrate-binding protein, with product MSRRTVFAAIVLAASAALTLSACGAGSDPASSAPADELDLVRAGTLTVATEGTYRPFSFHDASGELVGFDVEIAEAVAEKLGLEISFQETQWDAIFAGLEAGRFDVIGNQVSINPEREEKYLFSEPYSVSPGVIVVPEDDESISSFADLAGKTTAQSLTSNWYELAQESGATVEAVEGWAQAVALLTQGRVDATINDKLTFLDYETTDGPTGLKIAAETDDPASSAFTFTKDKQALVDAIDQALGELREEGVLAEISEKYFGADVTS
- the rplA gene encoding 50S ribosomal protein L1 translates to MATKSKAYQAAAAKIAADKFYTPTEAVALAKETGSAKFDSTVEVALKLAVDPRKADQMVRGTVILPHGTGKTARVIVFATGPAAEAAIAAGADEVGGAELIQRVADGWTNFDAAVATPELMGQVGRLGKVLGPRGLMPNPKTGTVTPNPAKAVEEIKGGKIEFRVDKHANVHFVVGKASFSADQLDENIKAALEEIIRLKPSSSKGRYIQKGAVSTTFGPGIPLDVNSL